The following proteins are encoded in a genomic region of Helicobacter macacae MIT 99-5501:
- a CDS encoding DNA polymerase III subunit gamma/tau: protein MSLALALKYRPQLFSDLVGQEAISQTLGMALDKNRIVHAYLFSGLRGSGKTSSARIFARALECERGPISTPCGECDICKATLEGRNIDIIEMDAASNRSIDNIRDLIEQTKYAPAMARFKIFIIDEVHMLTKEAFNALLKTLEEPPQYVKFILATTDPLKLPATILSRTQHFRFKKIPHRLVVAHLKMILQKEEVGYDDGALEIIARAGGGSLRDTLTLTDQAINYCDKFLTTQQVTQMLGVVDPQVLKNFFGSILHNDEEGLKRDLEALSEYECEMIIDEMLLFLKDALFGGSKDFPLLLLDRFLGILSRAKSLLNLNPDGAFVLTLISLKMREAMKLKDINEAIQSLESALAKNSNLQITSNTASATSNLSQNLAQTSAMAMNDFASQKSSHSQESLNLQESSQGDLAQSGDSILGADSLLQNSQPPQNPQNLQNPQDLQNQVQNHINASVGSIDDKAKFDELVKRIYDRSYELGEVFSVCVEFERVDSGVLYWKSNPNAQQKEQLKRGYSVIVLLAKEVFGEVEIKNTYKDFAKSNEQEAQANTQNARSNAASAEMPPQSTENTESADSANADMTQDSAQNLTQKFLSENKELIASIKENFGAKEMRVQND, encoded by the coding sequence ATGTCGCTAGCCCTAGCACTCAAATACCGCCCACAGCTGTTTTCTGACCTCGTAGGACAAGAGGCGATTTCTCAAACGCTAGGAATGGCACTAGATAAAAATCGCATTGTGCACGCCTATCTTTTCAGCGGGCTTAGGGGGAGTGGGAAGACAAGCTCGGCTAGGATTTTTGCGCGGGCTTTGGAGTGTGAGAGGGGACCTATTTCTACTCCTTGTGGGGAATGTGATATTTGCAAAGCCACGCTAGAGGGGCGAAATATCGACATTATCGAAATGGACGCTGCTTCAAATCGCAGCATTGATAATATCCGTGATTTGATTGAGCAAACCAAATACGCCCCTGCAATGGCACGATTTAAAATCTTTATCATTGATGAAGTGCATATGCTGACAAAAGAGGCGTTTAACGCACTGCTAAAGACGCTAGAAGAACCGCCACAATATGTGAAATTTATCCTAGCCACCACTGACCCATTGAAACTGCCTGCTACGATTTTGTCTCGCACGCAGCATTTTCGCTTCAAAAAGATTCCACATAGGCTTGTTGTGGCACATCTAAAGATGATTTTGCAAAAAGAGGAAGTGGGCTATGATGATGGTGCGCTAGAGATTATTGCTAGGGCTGGTGGAGGTAGCTTGCGAGATACGCTCACACTTACTGACCAAGCGATAAATTATTGTGATAAATTCCTAACCACACAGCAAGTAACTCAAATGCTAGGAGTAGTAGACCCTCAAGTGCTAAAAAACTTTTTTGGTAGTATTTTGCATAATGATGAGGAGGGGCTAAAGCGTGATTTGGAAGCACTAAGTGAGTATGAATGCGAAATGATAATTGATGAAATGCTGCTATTTCTAAAAGACGCGCTTTTTGGGGGGAGTAAGGATTTTCCTTTGCTACTTTTGGATAGATTTTTAGGTATTTTATCGCGTGCAAAATCACTGCTAAATCTAAATCCAGATGGGGCATTTGTCCTAACGCTTATCAGCCTAAAAATGCGTGAAGCTATGAAGCTAAAGGATATAAATGAAGCTATACAATCCCTAGAATCAGCCCTTGCAAAAAATAGCAATCTGCAAATAACTTCAAACACCGCTTCTGCCACCTCAAATCTATCTCAAAATCTTGCACAAACCTCTGCTATGGCGATGAATGATTTTGCCTCACAAAAATCATCACATTCACAAGAATCACTAAACTTGCAAGAATCATCGCAAGGGGATTTAGCACAAAGTGGGGATTCTATCTTAGGTGCTGATTCTCTCTTACAAAACTCGCAACCACCACAAAACCCACAAAATTTGCAAAACCCGCAAGATTTGCAAAATCAAGTGCAAAATCACATAAATGCTAGCGTAGGTAGCATAGATGATAAAGCGAAATTTGATGAGCTAGTAAAAAGGATTTATGACCGCTCTTATGAGCTGGGAGAGGTGTTTAGCGTGTGTGTGGAGTTTGAGCGTGTGGATAGCGGTGTGCTGTATTGGAAATCTAATCCAAACGCACAACAAAAAGAGCAACTAAAGCGCGGATATAGCGTGATAGTCCTGCTTGCAAAAGAAGTATTTGGCGAGGTAGAAATCAAAAATACCTATAAAGATTTTGCAAAATCAAATGAGCAAGAAGCACAAGCAAACACACAAAATGCACGCTCAAATGCGGCTTCCGCAGAAATGCCCCCACAAAGCACGGAAAATACGGAGAGTGCAGACTCTGCAAATGCGGATATGACACAGGATTCTGCCCAAAATCTCACACAAAAATTTCTATCTGAAAATAAAGAACTCATAGCAAGTATCAAGGAAAACTTTGGCGCGAAAGAAATGCGCGTGCAAAACGACTAG
- the tsaE gene encoding tRNA (adenosine(37)-N6)-threonylcarbamoyltransferase complex ATPase subunit type 1 TsaE: MQNNQHTPKQYFSGFEVVVPNRIFCANVENLSKIALNILEKKERIFVLSGAVGSGKTALIQAILSSMGGEFLAVSSPTFGIRHEYGRVGKKPQSTNNKASKDENVGKEKYENKYEEVYHYDLYNVDLREVLELGLLEWLSQDGWHFIEWGEQVLPLLKSSGFECVEVSIAESLDLLDEMISDKDNAERKKEAIQFSAKFDFRAHCCRFYKISP; this comes from the coding sequence ATGCAAAACAATCAACATACGCCAAAGCAATATTTTAGTGGCTTTGAAGTGGTTGTGCCAAATAGGATTTTTTGTGCGAATGTAGAAAATTTAAGCAAAATCGCGTTGAATATTTTGGAGAAAAAAGAGAGAATCTTTGTGCTAAGTGGGGCGGTAGGCAGTGGCAAAACCGCACTTATACAAGCGATTTTATCAAGTATGGGCGGGGAGTTTTTAGCGGTTAGCTCACCTACATTTGGGATACGACACGAGTATGGCAGAGTAGGCAAAAAGCCCCAAAGCACAAATAATAAAGCAAGCAAAGATGAAAATGTGGGTAAAGAAAAATACGAAAATAAATATGAGGAAGTATATCACTATGATTTGTATAATGTAGATTTACGCGAGGTTTTAGAGCTTGGACTTTTGGAGTGGCTAAGCCAAGATGGTTGGCACTTCATTGAGTGGGGGGAGCAGGTGTTGCCATTGCTAAAGTCAAGTGGCTTTGAATGTGTGGAAGTGAGTATCGCGGAGAGTTTGGATTTGCTAGATGAGATGATAAGCGACAAAGACAACGCAGAGCGCAAAAAAGAAGCGATACAATTCAGTGCAAAATTTGATTTTCGCGCTCATTGTTGCAGATTTTATAAAATTTCTCCATAA
- the lptB gene encoding LPS export ABC transporter ATP-binding protein has product MGEHKLEAKDLAKHIKKTKIVNGISLSLESGEVVGLLGPNGAGKTTTFYMICGLLKPSSGGVFLDGEDLSNYPLHKRANLGIGYLPQESSIFKDLTVEENLALAAEATFKNQKAASHKIEQMLEAFNIEPIRKRKGLSLSGGERRRVEIARALIKEPKFILLDEPFAGVDPIAVIDIQKIIQKLVEMDIGVLITDHNVRETLSVCQRAYVIKSGSLLASGSADEIYQNSLVRRYYLGEHFRA; this is encoded by the coding sequence TTGGGAGAGCATAAGCTAGAAGCGAAAGATTTAGCCAAACATATCAAAAAAACCAAAATCGTAAATGGCATTTCTTTATCGCTTGAGAGTGGCGAAGTGGTAGGACTTCTAGGACCAAATGGAGCTGGAAAAACCACGACTTTTTATATGATTTGCGGACTGCTAAAGCCTAGCTCTGGAGGGGTGTTTTTGGACGGGGAGGATTTGTCAAACTATCCTTTGCACAAAAGGGCAAATCTAGGCATAGGCTATCTCCCACAAGAATCAAGTATTTTCAAAGACTTAACCGTAGAGGAAAATCTAGCACTAGCTGCAGAAGCTACATTTAAAAACCAAAAAGCAGCCTCGCACAAAATCGAGCAAATGCTAGAGGCATTTAATATCGAGCCTATACGCAAGCGCAAAGGACTAAGTCTAAGTGGTGGGGAAAGACGGCGCGTAGAAATCGCCCGCGCACTTATCAAAGAGCCGAAGTTTATCTTGCTTGATGAGCCTTTTGCTGGGGTTGACCCTATTGCTGTGATTGATATTCAAAAGATTATCCAAAAACTTGTAGAAATGGATATAGGCGTGCTTATCACCGACCACAATGTCCGCGAAACGCTATCAGTATGCCAAAGGGCTTATGTGATAAAGTCTGGCTCACTGCTTGCAAGCGGAAGTGCAGATGAAATCTATCAAAACTCCCTTGTGCGCCGCTACTACTTGGGCGAGCATTTTAGAGCATAG
- a CDS encoding RNA polymerase factor sigma-54, translating to MAQASMRLRQNIKGKLSNTLKSWLPILQGDLSEVEEILKDCAMQNPFINIKNAREEDFGRVNKASKASKKSNSISAKSSISEKIEQLTIAKDSFYENLRAQISPPLFPTDISQQIAFDIIEGIDSEGYFREDSEACAKRLGVEEAEYEKIRLRFCYLEPRGVGAKDVLESFCFQLESSGTDNDTYELCTQIIHNLSSHTQYKKSPFYEEAMKIIRSFKNPPGLDFDYEESYKIPDIYVLEEEGSVIVRSNDEYYPIIELENRESRIDTLRNNRNANMAETPQDTDKDTQIYIKTKIKEARDLIDALEMRKATIKKVGLMIVDYQYDFFMGGEMKPMKLKDIAEELGYAPSTISRAISNKYLECSRGIFAIKSFFTTAIEGDVSNASIKDFLSEIIKSENKKKPLSDLKILKMIEEKFELKIVRRTITKYRKQLNIASSSERKKLYEIGY from the coding sequence ATGGCACAGGCTTCTATGCGACTACGGCAAAATATCAAAGGCAAGCTATCCAATACCTTAAAAAGCTGGCTACCGATTTTGCAAGGGGATTTATCCGAAGTAGAAGAAATCCTAAAAGATTGCGCTATGCAAAATCCATTTATCAATATAAAAAATGCTAGGGAAGAGGATTTTGGGAGAGTTAATAAAGCAAGTAAGGCAAGCAAAAAAAGCAACAGCATAAGTGCAAAATCTAGCATAAGCGAGAAAATCGAGCAGCTAACAATCGCAAAAGATAGCTTCTATGAAAATTTAAGAGCGCAGATTTCTCCCCCGCTTTTTCCCACAGATATTAGTCAGCAAATTGCCTTTGATATTATTGAGGGGATTGATAGCGAGGGGTATTTTAGAGAGGATAGCGAGGCGTGTGCTAAGAGGCTTGGCGTAGAGGAAGCGGAGTATGAAAAAATCAGGCTACGATTTTGCTACTTAGAGCCTCGCGGGGTAGGGGCAAAAGATGTGCTTGAGTCGTTTTGCTTTCAGCTAGAATCAAGTGGCACGGATAACGATACTTATGAGCTTTGCACACAGATAATCCACAACCTAAGCTCGCATACCCAATACAAAAAATCGCCCTTTTATGAAGAAGCGATGAAAATCATACGAAGTTTTAAAAATCCACCCGGGCTAGATTTTGACTATGAGGAAAGCTATAAAATCCCTGATATTTATGTGCTTGAGGAGGAGGGAAGCGTAATCGTGCGAAGCAATGATGAATACTACCCAATAATCGAGCTAGAAAATAGAGAATCTAGGATTGACACACTAAGAAATAATAGAAACGCAAATATGGCAGAAACCCCCCAAGATACAGACAAAGACACACAAATCTACATAAAAACGAAAATCAAAGAAGCACGCGACTTGATAGACGCGCTTGAGATGCGCAAAGCCACGATAAAAAAAGTCGGGCTTATGATAGTGGATTATCAGTATGATTTTTTTATGGGGGGAGAGATGAAGCCTATGAAACTAAAAGATATTGCCGAAGAACTAGGATATGCACCAAGCACGATTTCACGAGCGATTTCTAATAAATATTTGGAGTGCTCAAGGGGGATTTTTGCGATAAAGAGCTTTTTTACCACTGCGATTGAGGGCGATGTAAGCAATGCTTCAATAAAAGATTTTCTAAGCGAAATCATAAAAAGTGAAAACAAGAAAAAACCGCTAAGTGATTTAAAAATCCTAAAAATGATAGAAGAAAAATTTGAACTAAAAATCGTGCGCAGGACGATAACCAAGTATCGAAAACAGCTCAATATCGCAAGCTCAAGTGAGCGCAAAAAACTCTATGAAATAGGGTATTAA
- a CDS encoding endonuclease MutS2, translating into MQIAQKNPQNDKSIKSQISETFSDTQKEQEQNIINDCYEFLASSADCKLIKQLDLESFFADFATFLARKKPMYLNGDLAVYKKMIDELDLAFCDSIHLPQIPRVDLLEPALMHLNKNGNLHLSQIYNISKILGYFCTLQKHIQKNSQIPAKSTLKEWIEKIIFPPNLLESLLIFTQNGEIKDGIFPQIDSIKSSISNVASSIKSEFSALLNSKHLESYLVDKQVHFIYECQTLLLKAGFSKALNGNILERTQSGYFYVLPSAIARLYERQNSLRDSLEVEIANIAKNLSILLKKHILFLRFIDKEFDKFDLLQARLNFAKSKNLEFILPYVASQKKAKQAKDISSFYSDSLKIILHDFCHPILANPKPTNIVFDKGALILTGVNAGGKTMLLKSILSAVFLAKLLMPMKINPHKSRIPHFRQIAAIISDPQNTKNDISTFAGRMLEFSQNLGRENMLLGIDEIELGTDADEASSLYQILLDEILKRGNKIVLTTHHKRLASLMAGDSRVQMSAALFDVNLGKPLFDFLHGSIGKSYAFESAERYGIPTLLVERARKHYGEDKERLNELIEQSSKLEIELKSKQEQAQKELENLQKKSAQYDELIIALQEKFAKKEMVMERAYKEALDTLKQKANTMSEAHRNINTAHKILESFYAQDDESDENAKNARHTKARATNATNPKSSYKKGDTIKYNGKRGKILEIHSKHFLVELDSGMRLKVDFAKANEKSHSNLLPTHKLQKDSSKSVATKGYTLELAHSGASPSLDLHGFRVEEAIEAMEDFISQSLVAGFDEVAICHGLGGGVLARVTREFLSTHPKVVSFCDAPPKLGGIGTQIVRL; encoded by the coding sequence ATGCAAATAGCGCAAAAAAATCCACAAAATGACAAAAGTATAAAATCACAAATCAGTGAAACTTTTAGCGACACGCAAAAAGAGCAAGAGCAAAATATAATCAATGATTGCTATGAATTTTTGGCTAGCAGTGCGGATTGCAAACTAATAAAGCAGCTTGATTTAGAATCCTTTTTTGCAGATTTTGCTACTTTTCTTGCGCGTAAAAAACCAATGTATTTAAACGGCGATTTGGCTGTGTATAAGAAAATGATAGATGAGCTAGATTTGGCATTTTGTGATAGTATCCACCTGCCACAAATCCCACGCGTAGATTTGCTAGAGCCTGCGCTAATGCACTTAAACAAAAATGGAAATTTGCATTTGAGTCAAATTTATAACATTAGCAAGATTTTGGGGTATTTTTGCACATTGCAAAAACATATCCAAAAAAACTCTCAAATCCCTGCTAAAAGCACTCTAAAAGAATGGATAGAAAAAATCATTTTTCCTCCAAACTTGCTAGAATCTCTGCTTATTTTTACACAAAATGGCGAGATAAAAGACGGTATTTTCCCGCAAATAGATTCTATAAAATCCTCTATCTCAAATGTCGCTTCAAGCATAAAATCCGAATTCTCTGCGCTATTAAATTCTAAACATTTAGAATCTTATTTGGTTGATAAGCAAGTGCATTTTATTTATGAGTGTCAAACACTTTTGCTAAAAGCTGGTTTTAGTAAGGCATTAAATGGCAATATCTTAGAGCGCACGCAAAGTGGGTATTTTTATGTCCTGCCTAGTGCTATTGCTAGGCTTTATGAGCGACAAAATAGCCTAAGAGATAGCCTTGAAGTAGAGATAGCAAATATCGCTAAAAATCTATCGATTTTGCTTAAAAAACATATTTTGTTTTTGCGCTTTATTGATAAGGAGTTTGATAAATTTGATTTACTTCAAGCGCGACTAAATTTTGCAAAATCTAAAAATTTGGAATTTATCTTGCCTTATGTCGCTAGCCAAAAAAAAGCAAAGCAAGCAAAAGATATTTCAAGTTTTTATAGCGACTCTTTAAAAATCATTTTGCACGATTTTTGCCACCCGATTTTAGCAAACCCAAAGCCTACAAATATCGTCTTTGACAAAGGCGCACTTATCCTTACAGGCGTAAATGCTGGTGGTAAAACAATGCTACTAAAATCTATTTTAAGTGCGGTGTTTTTAGCCAAACTTCTAATGCCTATGAAAATAAATCCTCATAAAAGTAGGATTCCTCACTTTAGGCAAATCGCTGCTATCATCTCTGACCCTCAAAACACCAAAAATGATATTTCTACTTTTGCAGGACGAATGCTTGAGTTTAGCCAAAATTTGGGGCGAGAAAATATGCTTTTGGGAATCGATGAAATCGAGCTAGGGACAGATGCTGATGAGGCAAGCTCGCTTTATCAAATCCTGCTAGATGAGATTCTAAAAAGGGGTAATAAAATCGTGCTTACCACTCATCACAAACGGCTTGCTTCGCTTATGGCTGGGGATTCTCGTGTGCAGATGAGTGCGGCACTTTTTGATGTCAATCTAGGCAAGCCTTTATTTGATTTTTTGCACGGAAGCATTGGCAAAAGCTATGCCTTTGAGAGTGCGGAGAGATATGGGATTCCTACTCTTTTGGTTGAGAGGGCAAGGAAGCACTATGGCGAGGACAAAGAGCGACTAAATGAGCTTATAGAGCAATCTAGCAAGCTAGAAATAGAGCTAAAATCCAAGCAAGAACAAGCACAAAAAGAGCTAGAAAATCTACAAAAAAAATCAGCGCAATATGACGAACTCATCATCGCACTACAAGAAAAATTTGCAAAGAAAGAAATGGTAATGGAGAGGGCATACAAAGAAGCACTAGATACACTCAAGCAAAAAGCAAACACGATGAGTGAAGCTCATAGAAATATCAATACTGCTCATAAGATTTTGGAGTCTTTTTATGCACAAGATGATGAGAGCGATGAGAATGCCAAAAATGCTAGGCACACAAAAGCACGCGCTACAAACGCGACAAATCCAAAATCTAGCTACAAAAAGGGTGATACTATCAAGTATAATGGCAAAAGAGGCAAAATCCTAGAAATCCATAGCAAACATTTTTTGGTAGAGCTAGATTCTGGTATGAGGCTAAAGGTGGATTTTGCAAAGGCAAATGAAAAAAGCCACTCAAATCTTTTGCCAACTCATAAACTCCAAAAAGATAGCTCAAAAAGTGTAGCAACAAAAGGCTACACTCTAGAGTTAGCACATAGTGGCGCAAGCCCTAGTCTTGATTTGCACGGATTTCGCGTAGAGGAAGCGATAGAGGCTATGGAGGATTTTATTTCTCAAAGTTTGGTGGCCGGATTTGATGAGGTGGCAATATGCCACGGACTAGGTGGTGGCGTGCTAGCAAGGGTTACACGCGAGTTTTTAAGCACACACCCAAAGGTAGTTAGCTTTTGTGATGCGCCACCAAAGCTAGGTGGCATAGGCACGCAAATCGTGCGATTATAA
- a CDS encoding ATP-dependent Clp protease ATP-binding subunit codes for MQNSLFDKLTNHFKETLDSAASLALHAGNAELTSKHIIWAMLANHQSLLNQALNKMDAQTQAIELEAKSAVESLPKSSSVSSENISLSSELKNALDLALAHATQNGDNFVALDNFIIANLKSDDFKQILGKYIDTHELAKTLESIRAGSKILNQNDDSNLQALAKYGIDLTAKALEGKLDPVIGRDEEIQRLMQILIRKTKNNPILLGEPGVGKTAAVEGLAQKIIKKDVPLSLQNKRVIALDMSALISGAKYRGEFEERLKAVVDEVKKSANVILFIDEIHTIVGAGASEGSMDAANILKPALSRGELHTIGATTLKEYRKYFEKDAALTRRFQPVLLNEPTVSESLQILRGLKERLEAHHKVNITDSALVAAAKLSSRYITDRFLPDKAIDLIDEAAAELKMQIESEPFELANIKRVVQNLKVEKEALKMEKDSTSASNRLKEIEKQISNADEERAKLEARFENEKSVFEQIAKAKDEIENLKRNSDIFKREGKLEEAAKIDYDTLPKAIENEKALNEKWEQMQDGGTLLKNAVTQESIAKIISRWTQIPIQKMLQSEKEKILGIEEKLAQSVIGQQAALKAISRAIKRNKAGLSDSNRPIGSFLFLGPTGVGKTESAKALARFLFDSEKNLVRFDMSEYMQKHEVSRLVGAAPGYVGYEEGGQLTEAVRRKPYCVLLFDEIEKAHPDVFNLLLQVLDDGRLTDNKGVTVDFKNTIIILTSNIGSDKIMQIEDKIKRENAVKDELKGYFKPEFLNRLDDMVIFNPLGQSEITQIVDIMFAHIASKLKERDITITLDSRAKEFIASVGFDPVFGARPLKRALYEEIEDRLAELILEDKLKDGDKVEFSADKEGIKAKISH; via the coding sequence ATGCAAAATTCTCTTTTTGACAAACTTACAAATCATTTCAAAGAAACGCTAGATTCTGCCGCTTCGCTTGCCCTGCACGCAGGCAATGCCGAGCTCACAAGCAAGCATATCATCTGGGCTATGCTAGCAAATCATCAAAGCCTGCTAAACCAAGCCCTAAACAAAATGGACGCACAAACACAAGCAATAGAGCTAGAAGCAAAAAGCGCGGTAGAATCCCTACCAAAATCCTCTAGCGTATCAAGTGAAAATATCTCTCTATCAAGCGAGCTAAAAAACGCACTAGATTTAGCCCTAGCCCACGCCACGCAAAATGGCGATAACTTCGTAGCACTAGATAATTTCATCATTGCCAACCTAAAAAGCGATGATTTTAAGCAAATTTTGGGGAAATATATAGACACCCACGAGCTAGCAAAGACACTCGAATCAATCCGCGCAGGGAGCAAAATCCTAAACCAAAACGATGACTCAAACCTCCAAGCCCTAGCAAAATACGGCATCGACCTCACAGCAAAAGCACTAGAGGGCAAGCTAGACCCTGTCATCGGCAGAGATGAGGAGATACAGCGACTTATGCAAATCCTCATACGAAAGACAAAAAACAACCCCATTTTGCTAGGCGAGCCCGGGGTTGGCAAAACCGCAGCCGTAGAGGGACTAGCCCAAAAAATCATCAAAAAAGATGTGCCACTCTCTTTGCAAAACAAACGCGTAATCGCGCTTGATATGAGTGCACTTATCAGCGGGGCGAAGTATCGAGGCGAGTTTGAGGAGCGACTAAAGGCGGTGGTTGATGAAGTCAAAAAAAGTGCCAATGTGATTTTGTTTATCGATGAGATTCACACTATCGTGGGAGCGGGGGCGAGCGAGGGTTCTATGGACGCGGCAAATATCCTAAAGCCCGCACTCTCTCGTGGCGAGCTACACACTATCGGCGCGACCACGCTAAAAGAATATCGCAAATACTTTGAAAAAGACGCCGCTCTCACACGGCGATTTCAGCCCGTGTTGCTAAATGAGCCAACCGTGAGTGAGTCGCTACAAATCTTGCGCGGACTAAAGGAGCGATTAGAAGCCCACCACAAAGTAAATATCACAGATTCCGCACTCGTAGCAGCCGCTAAGCTCTCATCGCGCTATATCACGGATAGATTTTTGCCTGATAAAGCCATTGATTTAATCGATGAAGCCGCTGCCGAGCTAAAAATGCAAATCGAATCTGAGCCTTTTGAGCTTGCAAACATAAAGCGCGTGGTGCAAAATCTAAAAGTCGAAAAAGAAGCCCTAAAAATGGAAAAAGACTCCACAAGTGCGAGCAATCGACTAAAAGAGATAGAAAAGCAAATCAGCAATGCCGATGAGGAGAGGGCAAAGCTAGAAGCGAGGTTTGAGAATGAAAAATCTGTCTTTGAGCAAATCGCCAAAGCAAAAGATGAAATCGAGAATTTAAAGCGCAATAGCGATATTTTTAAGCGTGAGGGTAAGCTCGAAGAAGCCGCTAAAATCGACTATGACACGCTACCAAAGGCGATAGAAAACGAAAAAGCACTCAATGAAAAATGGGAGCAAATGCAAGATGGAGGCACGCTACTAAAAAACGCCGTTACCCAAGAGAGTATCGCCAAAATCATTAGCCGCTGGACGCAAATCCCTATCCAAAAAATGCTCCAAAGTGAAAAAGAGAAAATTCTAGGCATAGAGGAAAAACTCGCCCAATCTGTCATCGGGCAGCAAGCCGCGCTAAAGGCAATCTCTCGAGCAATCAAGCGCAACAAAGCAGGGCTTAGCGATAGCAATCGCCCTATTGGGAGTTTTCTTTTTTTGGGACCCACAGGTGTGGGCAAAACAGAATCAGCTAAGGCATTGGCGCGATTTCTCTTTGATAGTGAGAAAAATCTCGTGCGCTTTGATATGAGCGAATATATGCAAAAGCACGAGGTTTCGCGCCTTGTGGGAGCAGCACCGGGCTATGTAGGTTATGAGGAGGGCGGGCAGCTTACCGAAGCGGTGCGCAGGAAGCCTTATTGTGTGCTACTTTTTGATGAAATCGAAAAAGCACACCCTGATGTGTTTAATCTCCTTTTGCAAGTGCTTGATGATGGGCGTCTAACGGACAACAAAGGCGTAACGGTGGATTTCAAAAACACCATTATCATTTTGACAAGCAATATAGGTAGCGACAAAATAATGCAAATAGAGGACAAAATTAAGCGCGAAAACGCCGTGAAAGACGAGCTAAAAGGCTACTTTAAGCCAGAATTTCTAAACCGCCTTGATGATATGGTGATTTTTAATCCTTTGGGGCAAAGCGAAATAACACAAATCGTGGATATAATGTTTGCCCACATCGCTAGCAAACTCAAAGAGCGCGACATAACTATCACTCTAGATTCTAGAGCAAAGGAGTTTATCGCAAGTGTGGGCTTTGACCCTGTGTTTGGAGCGCGCCCGCTAAAACGCGCACTCTATGAGGAGATAGAGGATAGGCTTGCTGAACTCATACTAGAAGACAAACTAAAAGACGGGGACAAAGTAGAATTTAGCGCGGACAAAGAGGGAATAAAAGCGAAAATTTCACACTAA